GGCCGATGGAGCCGTGCCCGAGGTTCGCCAAGTACCAGCCGACCGTCTCGCGCGAGCCGGCCAGGAACGCGACGCCGGCACCGGCGAAGGTGATCTTCGACGTGGAGGCGAACATGATCGGGCGATCGGGATGGCCCGACGCCTGGGCCAGGCTCACGATGTCGGCCGACTTCGCCTCGTTCATGCTGAGATGGTGCACGGCGTACGCGTTGTCCCAAAAAATGCGGAAATCAGGCGCGGCGGCCGGCATCGCCGCCAGCTTCGCCGCGACCTCCTGCGAGCAGATCGCGCCGGTGGGGTTGGCGTATGTCGGCACGATCCACATGCCCTTGATGCTCGGGTCGTGCGCGACGAGGTGGGCGCACTCGTCCGCGTCGGGCCCGTCCTCACGCATCGGCACGTTGATCATCTCGATGCCGAGGCTCTCGAGCAGCCCGAAGTGGCGGTCGTACCCGGGCACGGGTGCGAGGAACTTGACGCTTCCCTCCTGTGACCACGGGCGCGGCGAGCCGAGGCCGCCTCGCAGCAGGTGATAGACGAGAACGTCGTGCATCATCGTCAGGCTCGAGTTGTTGCCCGCAACGATCTGATCGACGTCGACCCCGAGCAGGTCGGCGAAGATGCTTCGGATCTCCACGAGACCGGGCAACCCCCCGTAGTTGCGGACGTCGACCCCTGACTCGTCCTTCGTCCCCTCGGGCAACGACAGTAGCGCGTTCGACAGGTCGAGCTGCGCTGACGACGGCTTGCCGCGCGTGAGATCGAGACTCAGCCCGCGCGCACGTAACTGTTCGTAGTCGGCCTGGACGCGCTTCAACAGCTCATCACGCTCGGCGCGGGTGAGGTCGGCGAGTGACACGATGTCTCCTAGGTGCTGCGGTCGGTCTTGTCATCATCCTTTCACGGCGGGCGCGTCCCCCACGGGGCCGGCGCGCTCTGGTGGTCCACATCGCGGGCTTCGTCGAACGGCCCGCTCATGAGGGCCACGGAACCGCTCGGTCGCCGGTGCCGTCACAGCCATGAACGCGTTCGAGACCACGAACGGACCCGAGGCAGAGGAGAGCACGATGAAGACCCCCCGCATGGCAGCAGCGGCCCTGACGTTCGCCGCCGCGCTGTCCCTCACGGCATGTCAGGACGAGCAGGCCGCGACCACCAAGGGCTCGGCCTCGTCCCCGACGTCGTCTGCGTCCACGGCAACGGAGTCCTCCCCCACATCGTCGTCGTCGAGTGCCGCCGAGACTTCACCCTCTTCGGCACCGCCGTCCGCCTCCGCCGGCAGTGACGCTGCGGCCGCCGGCCCCACCGGCGCCCGTCCCAAGGCACCCGAGAAGGTGACGCCGCCCGCGGGCTCCGTGATGACGAACGCGAGCGTCGTCATGGCGGGCGGATACAAATCCGAACCGAGTTCCCAGTACGCGAAGCTGTACAGCGTCTGGAAGATCGATGGCACCGGCCCCGGCGTCGCCACGATCCAGTACGAGATGCTGGACGGCGACAACAAGGTGCTCGCGACGGCTGAGAGCTCCATCAACGTGGGCAAGGGCCGCCAGATGACCAAGGTCGACAACGGCCTGAGCAAGGCGCCCGCCGGCAGCGTCAAGGTGCGCATGCGCATCACCAAGGTGGAGCCCAACCCGCACGCAGACGACATCGCGGTTTCCGATGTCAAGGTCATTCCGGACGGGTACGAAGGTTTTCGACCCCGCATCACCGGCAAATATGCGGCCGGCCCCGAGTCGCAGGTCTATGGCTTCAGCGCGGTGTGCTACGAGCGCGCGAGCGGACGTGTCGTCGTCGGCAACGGCATGGCCGACGACGGTGGCGCGAAGAGCGGTACCTTCACCCTCGATCTCGGCGCCGCCCCAAGCCACTGGCACCCCACGCAGTGCTTCGTCGGCCAGAGCGGCAGTGGTGCTTGACACCCGTCGCAGCGCACCATCGGGAACGCAGGAGGGCCCGAGCACCTCACGGTGCTCGGGCCCTTCTTCGATGATGTCACTCCCTCACGGGAGCGAGATCACTTGATGATCTTGGTGACGCGACCGGCGCCGACCGTACGACCACCCTCACGGATGGCGAACTTGAGGCCTTCCTCCATGGCGATGGGCTGGATGAGCTCCACCGTCATGTCGGTGTTGTCGCCGGGCATGACCATCTCGGTGCCCTCGGGCAGGTGCACGACACCCGTGACGTCCGTCGTACGGAAGTAGAACTGCGGACGGTAGTTGTCGTAGAACGGCGTGTGACGGCCACCTTCGTCCTTCGACAGGATGTAGACCTGAGCCTCGAAGTCCGTGTGCGGGGTGATCGAACCCGGCTTCACGACGACCTGGCCACGCTCGACGTCCTCGCGCTTGATGCCGCGAAGGAGCAGACCGACGTTCTCACCCGCGCGACCCTCGTCGAGCAGCTTGCGGAACATCTCGATGCCCGTGACGGTCGTCTTGGCAGCCGGACCCTCGTGGATACCGACGATCTCGACGTCCTCGTTGACGTTCAGGACACCGCGCTCGATGCGACCGGTGACGACGGTGCCACGACCGGTGATCGTGAAGACGTCCTCGACGGGCATGAGGAAAGGCTTGTCGATGTCGCGCTCCGGCTCCGGGATCGACTCGTCGACAGCGTTCATGAGGTTCATGAGCTTGTCGCCCCACTCGGCGTCGCCCTCGAGCGCCTTGAGCGCCGAGACCTGGACGACGGGCAGGTCGTCACCCGGGAAGTCGTAGGAGGACAGCAGTTCGCGGACCTCCATCTCGACGAGCTCCATGATCTCTTCGTCGTCGACCATGTCAGCCTTGTTCAGCGCGACGACGATGTAGGGAACGCCGACCTGGCGAGCCAGGAGGACGTGCTCCTTCGTCTGCGGCATCGGACCGTCGGTCGCGGCGACGACGAGGATGGCGCCGTCCATCTGCGCCGCACCCGTGATCATGTTCTTCACGTAGTCAGCGTGACCGGGGCAGTCGACGTGAGCGTAGTGACGCTGCTCCGTCTGGTACTCGATGTGCGCGATCGAGATGGTGATGCCGCGCTGCTTCTCCTCGGGCGCCTTGTCGATCTCGTCGAACGGCGTGAAGGGGTTGAGCTCGGGGTACTTGTCGTGCAGAACCTTGGAGATTGCTGCCGTCAGCGTCGTCTTGCCGTGGTCGATGTGACCAATGGTGCCGATGTTGACGTGCGGCTTGTTCCGCTCGAACTTTGCCTTCGCCACTTGGGTCCTCCTCAGGACTTGTGTTGGTCAAACGCTGTGTCGCCTTCGGGTGAAGGCGCCGGGACGCGTCTGTTGGTTACAGGTGGTGTACGGGTCAATCGACGGGGATGAACCCGTTCACTCGCCCCGGATCTTCTTGATGATCTCGTCCGCGACGCTCCGGGGAACCTCGCTGTACGAGTCGAACTGCATCGTGTAGTTGGCACGACCCTGCGTCTTGGAACGGAGGTCGCCAACGTACCCGAACATCTCCGACAACGGAACCAGGCCGCGAACGACCTTGGCGCCACTGACGTCCTCCATGGCCTGGATCTGGCCACGGCGGGAGTTGATGTCACCGATCACGTCACCCATGTACTCCTCGGGCGTACGGACCTCGACAGCCATCATCGGCTCGAGGAGCACGGGGTCGGCCTTGCGGACGGCCTCCTTGAGCGCCATGGAACCGGCAATCTTGAACGCCATCTCCGAGGAGTCGACGTCGTGGTAGGCACCGTCGACGAGGATCGCCTTGATGCCGACCAGCGGGTAGCCCGCGAGGACACCCTGCTGCATCGCATCCTGGATGCCGTTGTCGACCGACGGGATGTACTCGCGCGGCACGCGACCACCGACGACGGCGTTCTCGAACTCGTAGAGCTCGCCCTCGGCCGTGTCCAGGGGCTCGAAGGTGATCTGGACCTTCGCGAACTGGCCCGAACCACCGGTCTGCTTCTTGTGCGTGTAGTCGTACTTCGGGACGGCCTTGCGGATCGTCTCGCGGTAGGCGACCTGCGGCGCACCGACGTTTGCCTCGACCTTGAACTCGCGCTTCATGCGGTCGACCAGGATGTCGAGGTGGAGCTCGCCCATGCCTCGGATGATGGTCTGACCGGTCTCCTCATCGAGCTCGACCTGGAAGGTCGGGTCTTCCTGAGCCAGCTTCTGGATGGCCGTGGAGAGCTTCTCCTGGTCACCCTTCGTCTTGGGCTCGATGGCCACGGAGATGACGGGCTCCGGGAACGTCATCGACTCGAGAACGATCTGCTCGTTCACGTCGGACAGCGTGTCACCGGTGGTGGTCTCCTTGAGACCGATCGCCGCGTAGATGTGACCGGCCTGTGCTTCCTCGACCGGGTTCTCCTTGTTGGCGTGCATCTGGAAGAGCTTGCCGACGCGCTCCTTCTTGCCCTTCGTCGAGTTGACGACGGCCGAGCCGGCGGAGATCTTGCCCGAGTAGACGCGGATGAAGGTCAGCGAACCGAAGAACGGGTGCGCGGCGACCTTGAACGCCAGGGCCGAGAACGGCTCGTCGAGAGCCGGCTTGCGCGTGATCTCGGTCTCCTCGTCGCCCGGCTTGTGGCCGATCATCGGGGGGACGTCGAGCGGGCTCGGCAGGTAGTCGACGACGGCGTCGAGCATCGGCTGGACACCGCGGTTCTTGAAGGCCGAACCACACATGACCGGGTACAGCTCGGAGTTGACCGTGAGCTTGCGGATGCCGGCCTTGAGCTCAGCCGTCGTGAGCTCCTCGCCACCGAGGTACTTCTCCATGAGGTCGTCGTCCGACTCGGCGACGCGCTCGACGAGCGCGTTGCGGTACTCATCGGCCTTGGCCTGCAGGTCGGCCGGGATCTCCTGGATCTCGTACTTGGCGCCCATGGTGACGTCACCCTTGGCGTCACCGGGCCACACGAGCGCCCGCATCTCGACGAGGTCGACGACACCGATGAAGTCGTTCTCCGCACCGATGGGGAGCTGGAGGACGAGGGGCTCGGCGCCCAGACGGTCCTTGATGGTCTGCACGGTGAAGTAGAAGTCCGCGCCCATCTTGTCCATCTTGTTGACGAAGCACATGCGCGGAACGTCGTACTTGTCCGCCTGACGCCAGACCGTCTCGGACTGGGGCTCGACGCCCTCCTTGCCGTCGAAGACGGCGACGGCGCCGTCGAGCACGCGCAGGGAACGCTCGACCTCGACGGTGAAGTCGACGTGGCCCGGCGTGTCGATGATGTTGATCTGGGTGCCGTTCCAGAACGACGTCACAGCAGCGGACGTGATCGTGATGCCACGCTCCTTCTCCTGCTCCATCCAGTCGGTCGTCGACGCACCGTCGTGCGTCTCACCGATCTTGTGGTTGACGCCGGTGTAGAACAGGATCCGCTCGGTCACCGTCGTCTTGCCGGCGTCGATGTGCGCCATGATGCCGATGTTGCGGACCTTCTTGAGGTCAGTCAGCACGTCCTGTGCCACGGTGTCTCTTCTCGTTCGAAGTTCAGTGTGAGTAGCTGGAGCGAGCCGGGACGGCGGCCCGAACCCATCCTACGGAGAGGACGGGCCGCCGACCCAACCGCGATCACCAGCGGTAGTGCGCGAAGGCCTTGTTCGACTCGGCCATCTTGTGCGTATCCTCGCGGCGCTTGACCGCGGCACCCAGACCGTTGCTGGCGTCCAGGATCTCGTTCATCAGACGCTCGGTCATCGTCTTCTCGCGACGCTGACGCGAGTAGCCGACGAGCCAGCGCAGCGACAGCGTCGTCGCGCGGCCCGGCTTGACCTCGATCGGCACCTGGTAGGTCGCACCACCGACGCGGCGGGACTTGACCTCGAGGGCCGGCTTGATGTTGTCGAGAGCGCGCTTCAGCGTCACGACCGGGTCGGTACCCGTCTTCTCACGGCAACCTTCGAGGGCGTCGTACACGATGCGCTCGGCGATGGACTTCTTGCCGTCGAGCAGGATCTTGTTGACGAGCTGCGTGACGAGCGGCGAACCGTAGACCGGGTCGACGACGAGGGGGCGCTTAGGAGCAGGACCCTTACGAGGCATTACTTCTTCTCCTTCTTGGCGCCGTAGCGGCTACGAGCCTGGTTGCGGCCCTTGACACCCTGGGTGTCGAGCGCGCCGCGGATGATCTTGTAGCGCACACCGGGAAGGTCCTTCACACGGCCACCACGCACGAGCACGATCGAGTGCTCCTGCAGGTTGTGGCCGACGCCCGGGATGTAAGCCGTGACCTCGATGCCAGAGGTGAGCTTCACACGGGCGACCTTGCGCAGAGCCGAGTTCGGCTTCTTCGGGGTCGTGGTGTAGACGCGGGTGCACACACCGCGTCGCTGGGGGCTGCCCTTGAGAGCCGGAGTCGAGGCCTTCGTGGCCTTGTCCTGGCGACCCTTGCGGACGAGCTGGTTGATCGTAGGCAACCTAGTTCTCCGAACGTGTCGTATCTGTTCTGCCTGCAGGATGAATCGCAGGCTCCTTGGTCTCGTCGCGGATCGTGCGCCGAAGGGCGCAACAGGCGCGACCCCTCCCCTGCACTTTCGTCGCGGGGCGCATGCACGACGTTCGAGACGCCGTGCCCGACCCATCGCGGCGACTGCCCGGCGAGGGTGTGATCATGAGTGGAGTCCGGACAGACTCCTGCCATGCACCCGAGTAGTTTACCGACTCTCCCGGGCCCCGGCCAAATCGCGGGAGCATGCACGTTCCGACCGCAACGCGACACGCCGACGAACCTGAGGAGACCGCGAGGGGCACCCCCTGCCTGTGCAGGAGATGCCCCTCGCGGCGTGGATCTGCGTCGATCAGCTGTCGAAGCCGAGCGTCGCGTCGTCCAGTCGGACGGCCTCGCCCGAGCCCGGGCCAAAGACCGGGTAGTCGTACGGCTGGTAGTCCGGCAGCGCGTACATCGCGGCCTTCGCCTCCTCCGTCGGCTCCACCTTGACGTTGCGGTAACGGCTGAGGCCGGTACCCGCCGGGATGAGCTTTCCGAGGATGACGTTCTCCTTGAGGCCGAGCAGCGGGTCGCTCTTCACGTTCATGGCGGCCTCGGTGAGGACGCGCGTCGTTTCCTGGAACGATGCCGCCGACAGCCACGACTCGGTGGCTAGCGAAGCCTTCGTGATGCCCATGAGCTCGCTACGACCCGACGCCGGACGTCCGCCCTCGGCGATCGCCTTGCGCGAGGCGTCCTCGAAGCGCGCGCGGTCGGCCAGCTCACCCGGGAGCAGGTCGGTGTCACCCGCCTCGATGATCGTCACGCGGCGCAGCATCTGACGCACGATGACCTCGATGTGCTTGTCGTGGATCGACACACCCTGCTGGCGGTACACGCCCTGGACCTCGTCGACGAGGTGCTTCTGCACCTCACGCGGGCCGAGGATGCGCAGCACCTGCTTCGGGTCGATCGCACCCTGCACGAGCAGCGTGCCGACCTCGACGCGCTGGCCGTCCTCGACGAGCAGGCGCGCACGCTTGCTCACCGGGTAGGCGTGCGGCTCCGAGCCGTCGTCCGGGATGAGGTTGATGCGACGAGCCTTGTCGGTCTCCTCGATCTCGATCTTTCCGGATGCCTCCGCGATCGGGGCGACACCCTTCGGCGTGCGAGCCTCGAAGAGCTCGACGACTCGGGGCAGACCCTGCGTGATGTCGTCACCCGCGGCACCGCCGGTGTGGAAGGTACGCATCGTCAGCTGCGTGCCCGGCTCACCGATCGACTGCGCCGCGATGATGCCGACAGCCTCGCCGATGTCGACGAGCTTGCCGGTCGCGAGCGAACGGCCGTAGCACTTCGCACACGTCCCGACGCGCGACTCACAGGTGAGGACCGAGCGGACCTTGACCTCTTCGATGCCGGCGTCGATCAGCTTGCTGAGCGCGACGTCACCGAGGTCGTCGCCGGCCTGCAGGAACGTCTCGCCGTCGATCTCGACCGTCTGCGCCACGTTGCGGGCGTAGACCGAGCTCTCGACGTCCTCGTGCTCGACCAGCTGGCCGTCAGAGTTGCGCTGCGCGATCGGCAGGACGAGACCGCGCTTCGTGCCGCAGTCCTCCTCGCGGATGATGACGTCCTGCGAGACGTCGACGAGACGACGCGTCAGGTAACCCGAGTCGGCCGTACGCAGAGCGGTGTCGGCCAGACCCTTTCGTGCACCGTGGGTCGAGATGAAGAACTCCAGCACCGACAGGCCCTCACGGAAGTTGGCCTTGATCGGACGCGGGATGATCTCGCCCTTCGGGTTGGCCATGAGGCCTCGCATACCCGCGAGCTGGCGCAGCTGGAACCAGTTACCACGGGCACCCGAGTTGACCATGCGGTAGATCGGGTTGTCCTTCGGGAAGTTGTTCTCCATCTGCTTGGAGACCTCGTTCGCCGCCTGCGTCCAGATCTCGATGAGCTCCTGACGGCGCTCGTCGTCCGTGATGAGACCACGGTCGAACTGCAGCTGCACCTTCGCGGCCTTGGCGTCGTAGCTCTCGAGGATCTCGTCCTTGTTCGAGGGCATGACGACGTCCGAGATGGCGACGGTCGTGCCCGAGCGCGTGGCCCAGTGGAAACCGGTCTCCTTCAGCGCATCGAGCGACGCCGCGACCTGGACCTTCGAGTAACGCTCCGCAAGGTCGTTGACGATGGCCGAGAGGACCTTCTTGTCGACGGGCTTGTTGATGTACTCGTAGTCCTCCGGCAGCGTGCCGTTGAAGATCGCGCGACCCAGGGTCGTACGGATCCGCAGCTCGGAGACGAAGCCGTTCTGGTCCGCCTCGACGCCGTCGGGCAGCACCGTGCCGGCCGTCGGGACGAAGTCGCGAAGACGCACCGAGATCGGCGTGCCGATCTTGATCTCGCCCGCGTCGAAGGCCATGCGGGCCTCGGCGACGGTCGAGAACGCGCGGATGTCCTCGTCCTTCATCTCGTCGGCGTCGAGCACCTCGGAGGTGAGGTGGAACAGACCGATGATCATGTCCTGCGTCGGCATCGTCACGGGACGACCGTCGGCGGGCTTGAGGATGTTGTTGCTCGAGAGCATGAGGATGCGGGCCTCGGCCTGCGCCTCGGAGCTGAGCGGCACGTGGACGGCCATCTGGTCACCGTCGAAGTCGGCGTTGAACGCCGAGCAGACGAGCGGGTGGATCTGGACGGCCTTGCCCTCGACGAGCTGCGGCTCGAACGCCTGGATGCCCAGACGGTGCAGCGTCGGCGCGCGGTTGAGCAGCACGGGGTGCTCACGGATGACCTCTTCGAGGACGTCCCACACGACCGGGCGGGCACGCTCGACCATGCGCTTCGCCGACTTGATGTTCTGCGCGTGCTCGAGGTCGACGAGGCGCTTCATGACGAACGGCTTGAACAGCTCGAGCGCCATCTGCTTGGGCAGACCGCACTGGTGCAGCTTGAGCGTCGGACCGACGACGATGACCGAACGACCCGAGTAGTCGACTCGCTTGCCGAGCAGGTTCTGACGGAAACGACCCTGCTTGCCCTTGAGCATGTCGGACAGCGACTTGAGCGGCCGGTTGCCCGGACCGGTCACCGGTCGGCCACGACGGCCGTTGTCGAACAGCGCGTCGACGGCCTCCTGAAGCATGCGCTTCTCGTTGTTGACGATGATCTCCGGCGCACCGAGGTCGAGCAGACGCTTGAGTCGGTTGTTGCGGTTGATCACACGGCGGTACAGGTCGTTGAGGTCGGACGTCGCGAAACGGCCACCGTCGAGCTGCACCATCGGGCGCAGGTCCGGCGGGATGACCGGGACGCAGTCGAGAACCATGCCGGCCGGCTTGTTCTCGGTCTGCTGGAAGGCCGTGACGACGCGCAGACGCTTGAGCGCACGCGTCTTCTTCTGGCCCTTGCCCGTCGCGATGATCTCGCGCAGCAGCTCCGCCTCGGCGTCGAGGTCGAAGTTCTCGAGACGCTTCTGCAGCGCCGCAGCGCCCATGCCGCCCTCGAAGTACAGACCGAAACGGTCACGCATCTCGCGGTAGAGGATCTCGTCGCCCTCGAGGTCCTGGACCTTGAGGTTCTTGAAACGATCCCAGACCTGCTCGAGGCGCTCGATCTGCTGATCCGCGCGCTTGCGGATCTGCGTCATCTCGCGCTCGGCCGACTCGCGGACCTTGCGGCGGGCGTCAGCCTTGGCGCCCTCCTTCTCGAGCTCGGCGAGGTCGGCCTCGAGCTTCGTCGAACGCGTGTTGATGTCCGCGTCGCGACGGTTCTCGAGTTCCTTCTTCTCGACCTCGATCTGGTTCTCGAGCGACGGCAGGTCGGCGTGACGCTGCTCCTCGTCGACCGAGGTGATCATGTAGGCCGCGAAGTAGATGACCTTCTCGAGGTCCTTCGGCGCGAGGTCCAGCAGGTAGCCCAGACGGCTCGGGACACCCTTGAAGTACCAGATGTGCGTGACCGGCGCGGCGAGCTCGATGTGGCCCATGCGCTCGCGACGAACCGCGGAACGCGTGACCTCGACGCCGCAGCGCTCACAGATGATGCCCTTGAAACGGACGCGCTTGTACTTGCCGCAGTAGCACTCCCAGTCGCGCGTCGGGCCGAAGATCTTCTCGCAGAAGAGTCCGTCCTTCTCGGGCTTGAGGGTGCGGTAGTTGATGGTTTCGGGCTTCTTGACCTCGCCGTGCGACCACTCGCGGATGTCGTCCGCGGTCGCGAGGCCGATGCGAAGCTCGTCGAAGAAGTTGACGTCCAGCACGTTGCTGATTCCTTCTCTCGCCTAAATCTGAAAAGTCTGATCGTTGCTGTTGTGGTTGTCCGGTCGGCTCGTTCGAGCCGCGGACCTACGTCTGCGCCGGC
This region of Dermacoccus nishinomiyaensis genomic DNA includes:
- a CDS encoding PLP-dependent aminotransferase family protein; this encodes MSLADLTRAERDELLKRVQADYEQLRARGLSLDLTRGKPSSAQLDLSNALLSLPEGTKDESGVDVRNYGGLPGLVEIRSIFADLLGVDVDQIVAGNNSSLTMMHDVLVYHLLRGGLGSPRPWSQEGSVKFLAPVPGYDRHFGLLESLGIEMINVPMREDGPDADECAHLVAHDPSIKGMWIVPTYANPTGAICSQEVAAKLAAMPAAAPDFRIFWDNAYAVHHLSMNEAKSADIVSLAQASGHPDRPIMFASTSKITFAGAGVAFLAGSRETVGWYLANLGHGSIGPDKVNQLAHAQFFGDAEGVREHMRKHAAIMAPKFAAVDAALSERLGEYGVARWNKPEGGYFVNLDVVPGTASRVVELAKEAGIALTPAGASFPYGKDPLDENIRLAPSLPPLAEVEEAMAGVALCVLIAALEHARD
- the tuf gene encoding elongation factor Tu, which encodes MAKAKFERNKPHVNIGTIGHIDHGKTTLTAAISKVLHDKYPELNPFTPFDEIDKAPEEKQRGITISIAHIEYQTEQRHYAHVDCPGHADYVKNMITGAAQMDGAILVVAATDGPMPQTKEHVLLARQVGVPYIVVALNKADMVDDEEIMELVEMEVRELLSSYDFPGDDLPVVQVSALKALEGDAEWGDKLMNLMNAVDESIPEPERDIDKPFLMPVEDVFTITGRGTVVTGRIERGVLNVNEDVEIVGIHEGPAAKTTVTGIEMFRKLLDEGRAGENVGLLLRGIKREDVERGQVVVKPGSITPHTDFEAQVYILSKDEGGRHTPFYDNYRPQFYFRTTDVTGVVHLPEGTEMVMPGDNTDMTVELIQPIAMEEGLKFAIREGGRTVGAGRVTKIIK
- the fusA gene encoding elongation factor G, producing MAQDVLTDLKKVRNIGIMAHIDAGKTTVTERILFYTGVNHKIGETHDGASTTDWMEQEKERGITITSAAVTSFWNGTQINIIDTPGHVDFTVEVERSLRVLDGAVAVFDGKEGVEPQSETVWRQADKYDVPRMCFVNKMDKMGADFYFTVQTIKDRLGAEPLVLQLPIGAENDFIGVVDLVEMRALVWPGDAKGDVTMGAKYEIQEIPADLQAKADEYRNALVERVAESDDDLMEKYLGGEELTTAELKAGIRKLTVNSELYPVMCGSAFKNRGVQPMLDAVVDYLPSPLDVPPMIGHKPGDEETEITRKPALDEPFSALAFKVAAHPFFGSLTFIRVYSGKISAGSAVVNSTKGKKERVGKLFQMHANKENPVEEAQAGHIYAAIGLKETTTGDTLSDVNEQIVLESMTFPEPVISVAIEPKTKGDQEKLSTAIQKLAQEDPTFQVELDEETGQTIIRGMGELHLDILVDRMKREFKVEANVGAPQVAYRETIRKAVPKYDYTHKKQTGGSGQFAKVQITFEPLDTAEGELYEFENAVVGGRVPREYIPSVDNGIQDAMQQGVLAGYPLVGIKAILVDGAYHDVDSSEMAFKIAGSMALKEAVRKADPVLLEPMMAVEVRTPEEYMGDVIGDINSRRGQIQAMEDVSGAKVVRGLVPLSEMFGYVGDLRSKTQGRANYTMQFDSYSEVPRSVADEIIKKIRGE
- the rpsG gene encoding 30S ribosomal protein S7, which encodes MPRKGPAPKRPLVVDPVYGSPLVTQLVNKILLDGKKSIAERIVYDALEGCREKTGTDPVVTLKRALDNIKPALEVKSRRVGGATYQVPIEVKPGRATTLSLRWLVGYSRQRREKTMTERLMNEILDASNGLGAAVKRREDTHKMAESNKAFAHYRW
- the rpsL gene encoding 30S ribosomal protein S12, with product MPTINQLVRKGRQDKATKASTPALKGSPQRRGVCTRVYTTTPKKPNSALRKVARVKLTSGIEVTAYIPGVGHNLQEHSIVLVRGGRVKDLPGVRYKIIRGALDTQGVKGRNQARSRYGAKKEKK
- a CDS encoding DNA-directed RNA polymerase subunit beta', yielding MLDVNFFDELRIGLATADDIREWSHGEVKKPETINYRTLKPEKDGLFCEKIFGPTRDWECYCGKYKRVRFKGIICERCGVEVTRSAVRRERMGHIELAAPVTHIWYFKGVPSRLGYLLDLAPKDLEKVIYFAAYMITSVDEEQRHADLPSLENQIEVEKKELENRRDADINTRSTKLEADLAELEKEGAKADARRKVRESAEREMTQIRKRADQQIERLEQVWDRFKNLKVQDLEGDEILYREMRDRFGLYFEGGMGAAALQKRLENFDLDAEAELLREIIATGKGQKKTRALKRLRVVTAFQQTENKPAGMVLDCVPVIPPDLRPMVQLDGGRFATSDLNDLYRRVINRNNRLKRLLDLGAPEIIVNNEKRMLQEAVDALFDNGRRGRPVTGPGNRPLKSLSDMLKGKQGRFRQNLLGKRVDYSGRSVIVVGPTLKLHQCGLPKQMALELFKPFVMKRLVDLEHAQNIKSAKRMVERARPVVWDVLEEVIREHPVLLNRAPTLHRLGIQAFEPQLVEGKAVQIHPLVCSAFNADFDGDQMAVHVPLSSEAQAEARILMLSSNNILKPADGRPVTMPTQDMIIGLFHLTSEVLDADEMKDEDIRAFSTVAEARMAFDAGEIKIGTPISVRLRDFVPTAGTVLPDGVEADQNGFVSELRIRTTLGRAIFNGTLPEDYEYINKPVDKKVLSAIVNDLAERYSKVQVAASLDALKETGFHWATRSGTTVAISDVVMPSNKDEILESYDAKAAKVQLQFDRGLITDDERRQELIEIWTQAANEVSKQMENNFPKDNPIYRMVNSGARGNWFQLRQLAGMRGLMANPKGEIIPRPIKANFREGLSVLEFFISTHGARKGLADTALRTADSGYLTRRLVDVSQDVIIREEDCGTKRGLVLPIAQRNSDGQLVEHEDVESSVYARNVAQTVEIDGETFLQAGDDLGDVALSKLIDAGIEEVKVRSVLTCESRVGTCAKCYGRSLATGKLVDIGEAVGIIAAQSIGEPGTQLTMRTFHTGGAAGDDITQGLPRVVELFEARTPKGVAPIAEASGKIEIEETDKARRINLIPDDGSEPHAYPVSKRARLLVEDGQRVEVGTLLVQGAIDPKQVLRILGPREVQKHLVDEVQGVYRQQGVSIHDKHIEVIVRQMLRRVTIIEAGDTDLLPGELADRARFEDASRKAIAEGGRPASGRSELMGITKASLATESWLSAASFQETTRVLTEAAMNVKSDPLLGLKENVILGKLIPAGTGLSRYRNVKVEPTEEAKAAMYALPDYQPYDYPVFGPGSGEAVRLDDATLGFDS